The following proteins are co-located in the Leishmania donovani BPK282A1 complete genome, chromosome 26 genome:
- a CDS encoding ras-like small GTPases, putative, giving the protein MEDAARTDEQRRRVAGWTPVVKTLGDQRLRVAIVGRMNSGKSSLFNLLCQDPTMPAKKNIVKDFNGITRDCVEAHAALDDLHFTVIDTPGLIGGKLVEEAFRTVETADAAIFVTAVDEDVSAEEHDLIQYLAAKKMPACLLVNKMDLVPEEEESLVLDAYNRLGLGKAVPFSARKREGLDALSALLEPLYHIHAMRKVENDWDIEDLAMAGDEAAMEEIRDRNCTDRYIRVAIVGRTNSGKTSLVNRLVGYERNRAADESNTTRDPIEIACTYKGRKLKLIDTAGLARQRYRTDREFLSRIHSLSLNEIRYAHVVIVVFDATEGHPNKYDMSILHKVAQEGRPFVLCANKWDAVLDQSATAEAIDFKIKRQVQEVKYSNAVVVSAHTGMNLTLLMDQVLELYDTWNKRVRRSELTKFWRKLEKSVIIPYHVARVGRITQISTRPPTFLLQLQTKKEESQLPKALQEMMKNAITEEFGFRGVPLRLVQEVKDSNPDYI; this is encoded by the coding sequence ATGGAAgacgccgcgcgcaccgacgagcagcgccggcgcgtgGCTGGCTGGACGCCGGTGGTCAAGACTCTGGGTGATCAGCGTCTTCGCGTCGCCATTGTCGGCCGCATGAACAGCGGCAAGTCCTCGCTGTTCAACTTGCTCTGTCAGGACCCCACAATGCCCGCAAAGAAGAATATTGTAAAGGACTTCAACGGCATCACGCGCGACTGCGtggaggcgcacgcggcgctAGACGACCTGCACTTCACCGTCATCGACACCCCAGGCCTCATTGGTGGCAAGCTGGTCGAGGAGGCGTTCCGCACCGTTGAGACGGCGGACGCCGCGATCTTCGTCACCGCTGTGGACGAGGACGTGTCTGCGGAGGAGCACGACCTGATCCAGTACCTGGCAGCCAAGAAGATGCCAGCGTGCCTGTTGGTCAACAAGATGGACCTCgtgccggaggaggaggagtctCTCGTACTGGACGCGTACaaccgcctcggcctcggcAAAGCCGTCCCGTTTTCGGCTCGCAAGCGGGAGGGCCTCGATGCGCTGTCGGCCTTGCTCGAGCCGCTCTACCACATTCACGCGATGCGCAAAGTGGAGAACGACTGGGATATCGAGGATCTCGCCATGGCCGGTGACGAGGCGGCCATGGAGGAGATTCGCGATCGCAACTGCACCGACCGGTACATCCGCGTGGCCATCGTCGGTCGCACGAACAGCGGCAAGACAAGCCTGGTGAACCGCCTCGTCGGCTACGAGCGAAACCGCGCCGCTGACGAGTCGAACACGACCCGCGACCCCATCGAAATCGCATGCACGTACAAGGGGAGGAAGCTGAAGCTCATCGACACGGCCGGGCTGGCGCGTCAGCGGTACCGCACTGACCGCGAGTTTCTCAGCCGCATCCATAGCCTCTCGCTGAACGAGATTCGCTACGCGCACGTGGTGATTGTGGTGTTTGACGCCACCGAGGGTCACCCGAACAAGTACGACATGTCCATCCTGCACAAGGTCGCCCAAGAGGGCCGCCCGTTCGTGCTGTGCGCGAACAAGTGGGACGCGGTGCTCGACCaaagcgccaccgccgaggccATCGACTTCAAGATCAAGCGGCAGGTGCAGGAGGTGAAGTACAGCAACGCGGTGGTCGTCTCTGCGCACACTGGCATGAACCTGACCTTGCTCATGGACcaggtgctggagctgtACGACACGTGGAACAAGCGCGTGCGACGTTCGGAGCTGACCAAGTTCTGGCGCAAATTGGAGAAGTCCGTAATCATCCCGTACCACGTGGCACGAGTTGGACGCATTACGCAGATCAGCACCCGTCCGCCCACCTTCCTCTTGCAGCTGCAGAcaaagaaggaggagagTCAGCTGCCCAAGGCACTGCAGGAGATGATGAAGAACGCCATCACCGAGGAATTCGGCTTCCGCGGCGTGCCACTGCGGCTCGTGCAGGAGGTGAAAGACTCCAATCCGGACTACATCTAA